The DNA sequence CCCAATTACCCATGTTCAGAGTTTCTCAATAGAATAATTCCTTCATGCTTATTCTTCACTTGAAAAAGACTGAACGAATGTCACTAACGAAAAGAGGACTCCCGCTCACACCGCGGGGGTCCTCTTTAGGTACAAAATCTTTACTTTTTGAAAGGAGAATTTTTTCACATTAGAGTAAATCTGCAGCAAGTTGAGCCAGACCGGAACGTTCCCCTTTCTCGAATTTCATATGACCCGAGATATCAGCATGCTTCATTCTTTCAATAACGTAGGAAAGACCATTCGTGTATTCATCGAGATAAGGATGATCAATTTGTTTCGGATCCCCCATTAAAACAATTTTACTTCCTTCCCCTACTCTGGTAATGATCGTTTTCACTTCATGTTTAGTCAGGTTTTGAGCCTCGTCAATTATAATATATTGATCCGGTATACTTCTTCCCCGGATATATGTCAGGGCCTCGACCTGAACCGACGACATTCCGGCTAAAATGTCTTCCAGCTCTGTCGCTTTATTAGTATTAAACAAAAATTCCAGATTATCGTAAATTGGCTGCATCCAGGGGCGCAGCTTTTCATCTTTTTCTCCCGGGAGATAACCGATATCTTTTCCTACCGGTACTACCGGTCTGCAGACAAGGAGTTTTTTATATTGATGCATATCTTCTGTCAAATACATTCCACAAGCCAGAGAGAGGAGGGTTTTTCCTGTTCCTGCTTTTCCTACAAGCGTTACCAGTGGTATATCTTTTCTTGTAAGGAGCTCCATCGCCATCCGCTGCTGAACATTTCGGGGACGGATCCCCCATATGCCATCTGATTCTCCCAGAAAAAGATCGATCTTTTCCATTTTTTCGTCAGCCATAGCCAGTGCAGAGCGTGAGGGATTCGAAAGATCTCTGAAAATATAAAAATGATGAGGCAGAGTAGTTTTAATACCGGCTTCAATCAAACGAAGATTTTTCTTTTGAAAAAGCCGGTCCATCGTATCAGAATCCATCCATTCTTCGCTGTAACCTTTATAAATGTGATCAAACTGAGCTACACGATCAGTAAGATAATCTTCAGCATGTACTTCTAAAGCGTCCGCTTTTACACGCAGAAGAGCATCTTTAGTGACAAGAACGATGTTTTGAGAATTTTCCGCTTCTTCCATCATGTTAAGTGCAATAGCTAAAATACGATTATCATTCGTTTTTTCTAATCCATGCTTTTCCAGCTGATCGTGGGAGCGATGATTTAATTCTACAATCAGCCGCCCGGAACCCGGAAGCTCTACTCCTTCATGAAGCTTTCCTTTCGTTCTTAATTTATCTAATATACGTGCCACTTCTCTTGCATTTCGACCTATTTCATCTGTCAGTCTTTTTTTAGTGTCTATCTCTTCCAGTACAACAGCAGGTATTACTACAGTATTCTCTTCAAATGACTGAATAGAAAGCGGGTCATGAAGCAGGACATTTGTATCTAGAATATAAGCTTTAATCATGGCTCTCCCTCCAAATAGAACATCATGGTCTACAAAGCATGATTGAAAAGACCGGGCAGAAAATGAACTTTAATAAATTGCTTACTTACGCGGGGGATTCCCCCGTTTCGTAATTCCACTCAAAGCTCAAATGTAATACGGATGGAGAAAAGTGCTTCCCTTTACGATGCCCGGGACGAGATCCCCCCGCCAAAAATTTTTATCCCTTTTGAAGAGCCGCCATAACTTGATTATCCAGTTTGACTGCAGCTTCTTCATCATACGTTTTTTCGAATTTTGGTTCCGCTGTTAAACGGGCTCCATAAAACATTACATCCCGTACTTCCTGAATTGTCAATTCGATTAATGTGAGTTTTAAAGGCACTTCGTCCATTGTCTCTTTCAGCACTTTGGCTCTTCCTGAAAGTGAATAAGTTGATCCTTCAGCAATTAATGTCATTGTTACCTGGGGCTCTTCCTGGATATTCGCAATTATTTTTGAACGTTTATCTACTGCAAATCTTACAGTACTGGCATTTTTAGCAAAAATCCAGGAGATGGCATTGACACTTGGCGCCCCTGTTTCTTTATTTACAGTAGCAATAGTTACGTAATGTTCTTCCTGCAGGGTGGAGAGTAAATCTTCTGTAAGCGATGTTTCAATTCTATTTCCCATCGGAATAATACCTCCTTCAACTAACTGGTTCCTTTTAAAAGGAAAGGAACTTAATTAATATTATTCGACGTCCGTAGGTTAATTCCTTCCTCTACGTCTGGGCTTTCCAATGTAAATTCAGGCTCTGCGGAAACATACATGTTACACTTATTATGTATACTTTTAATAAATTAAGAAGGTGATGAAACTATGAGAGTCAAATGCGTACTATGCGACAAAATAGAAAAAATTAATTCTGATCTGCCTCTTGCTAAAAAGCTTCGAAACCGGCCCATTCATACGTATATGTGTGATGAGTGCAGTGACCGCGTTGCGCAGCGTACAGAAGCCAGGCTTCAAACCGGTTCATTTCGCAAACACCACAAAGAAGAAGAAACAGATGAGTATATTTAATAAATCGTTATTTTCTAAATATCTGAAAAAAATATTTCCATATGAAAATCTTAATACACAAAAAAAAGAGCGCCAGGCAGAAACGACTGCCAAAACGCCCATACCCTCCAGTACACAAATCCCGGCAGCCTAGACTGCATCATGCAGCTCACTTTGAAAAAGTGCTGCATGTTTTGACGAATCCCGGATGGAAAAAATATTCAATTATGACTCCCCTGCTATCAAGCGTCAGCAATTCATTATCAATGCCGACAATAAAAAAACAAGCTGTGCGGGCAGCCGCACAGCTTGTTTAAGAAGTCTGATTTTGTTCTTCACTCTGTTTGTGACGCTTAAGCTGTAATTTATAAACTCCCAGAACAATCGCTGCAATAAATAACGATTCGATAATTGGCAGAGTAAATGCCAAAAATGTGATGAAAATATTTCCGAAAAGCATCATTCCATAAATAACAACGTTTTTCAGGAGAGGAAGTTTACGGGCAAATCCTAAATTAAATACGAGCACACTTAAAAGATTAATTAAAATGTAGAGCACTATAAAAGCCGTGAGAAAATTTTCAGGATTTCCGGCGCCCAAAAATTCTGCAAGCGGAGTCATATTTGGGGCAGTGACTTCATTATTTGAAGCATAAAGCATGGATCAATCCACTCCTAAACACTAAATTCTTATATCCTCCCCACTATAGCATAAATCACTTCTCCCGGCACAGGAAGAACACTGATTGTCACACATAATTCAAGAGTTATGCTCTCTTTTCA is a window from the Alkalicoccus halolimnae genome containing:
- a CDS encoding pyridoxamine 5'-phosphate oxidase family protein, translating into MGNRIETSLTEDLLSTLQEEHYVTIATVNKETGAPSVNAISWIFAKNASTVRFAVDKRSKIIANIQEEPQVTMTLIAEGSTYSLSGRAKVLKETMDEVPLKLTLIELTIQEVRDVMFYGARLTAEPKFEKTYDEEAAVKLDNQVMAALQKG
- a CDS encoding YlaI family protein, which produces MRVKCVLCDKIEKINSDLPLAKKLRNRPIHTYMCDECSDRVAQRTEARLQTGSFRKHHKEEETDEYI
- a CDS encoding YlaH-like family protein, with protein sequence MLYASNNEVTAPNMTPLAEFLGAGNPENFLTAFIVLYILINLLSVLVFNLGFARKLPLLKNVVIYGMMLFGNIFITFLAFTLPIIESLFIAAIVLGVYKLQLKRHKQSEEQNQTS
- a CDS encoding PhoH family protein codes for the protein MIKAYILDTNVLLHDPLSIQSFEENTVVIPAVVLEEIDTKKRLTDEIGRNAREVARILDKLRTKGKLHEGVELPGSGRLIVELNHRSHDQLEKHGLEKTNDNRILAIALNMMEEAENSQNIVLVTKDALLRVKADALEVHAEDYLTDRVAQFDHIYKGYSEEWMDSDTMDRLFQKKNLRLIEAGIKTTLPHHFYIFRDLSNPSRSALAMADEKMEKIDLFLGESDGIWGIRPRNVQQRMAMELLTRKDIPLVTLVGKAGTGKTLLSLACGMYLTEDMHQYKKLLVCRPVVPVGKDIGYLPGEKDEKLRPWMQPIYDNLEFLFNTNKATELEDILAGMSSVQVEALTYIRGRSIPDQYIIIDEAQNLTKHEVKTIITRVGEGSKIVLMGDPKQIDHPYLDEYTNGLSYVIERMKHADISGHMKFEKGERSGLAQLAADLL